One window of Bacillota bacterium genomic DNA carries:
- a CDS encoding DUF6516 family protein codes for MLKTLELLNKHEIVKSYEIQDFRQGPDFYFLKVRADLNNSTVLYIREYVSEDAYHYSYHWQEENGTLLVRWDNAPHHLGLKTFPHHKHVGKQIMPSYEITLEDVIKYIVACS; via the coding sequence ATGCTAAAGACGTTAGAATTGCTGAATAAGCATGAAATCGTAAAATCTTATGAGATTCAGGACTTTCGCCAAGGACCTGACTTTTATTTCCTAAAAGTGCGGGCCGACCTGAATAACAGCACGGTTCTCTACATAAGGGAGTACGTTTCGGAAGACGCATATCATTACTCTTATCACTGGCAGGAAGAGAATGGAACACTTTTGGTTCGATGGGACAATGCGCCTCACCACCTAGGATTAAAAACCTTTCCCCACCATAAGCATGTTGGTAAGCAGATTATGCCTTCCTATGAGATCACACTTGAAGATGTTATAAAATATATCGTTGCTTGCTCCTGA
- a CDS encoding UPF0236 family protein: MQMLATFLEHLDQLILYSAEREGWEVVKIRKRTLETTLGVLTYRRRYYKKRTLSGALFSPATLTR, translated from the coding sequence ATGCAAATGCTCGCCACATTTTTAGAGCATCTCGATCAACTCATCCTCTACTCTGCAGAACGGGAGGGATGGGAAGTTGTTAAGATCAGGAAGCGTACCCTCGAAACGACCTTAGGGGTGCTCACCTACCGAAGACGCTACTACAAAAAGCGCACCTTAAGTGGAGCACTGTTTTCGCCTGCCACATTAACCAGATGA
- a CDS encoding DUF4367 domain-containing protein — MQRSPGRIILQGNRGSIRQTQIHTPGPGAPKEPGGLTTFELKKKAPSFSILGPRYVPAGYVFQGHSLTPLGEHQTRIASYYEKEGHYLTIVQETVFDYSESQWFDTDDTVISDINIQGAPAKLLYRQKDGWSKVIWTKGGIRYEISARVPQEEIVKVAASLEPL; from the coding sequence TTGCAACGAAGTCCTGGCAGAATCATTCTTCAGGGAAACAGGGGAAGTATTCGCCAAACCCAGATTCATACACCGGGCCCCGGTGCGCCAAAAGAGCCTGGTGGCTTAACCACTTTCGAATTAAAAAAGAAGGCGCCATCCTTCTCGATCCTGGGACCCCGGTATGTTCCCGCAGGATATGTTTTTCAGGGTCATTCGCTAACTCCTCTCGGGGAGCACCAGACGCGGATCGCCAGTTATTACGAAAAGGAGGGGCATTATTTGACAATTGTTCAAGAGACGGTTTTTGACTATTCCGAAAGCCAGTGGTTTGACACAGACGATACGGTCATATCTGACATCAATATCCAGGGTGCACCAGCAAAACTCCTTTACCGCCAGAAAGATGGCTGGAGCAAAGTAATCTGGACCAAGGGAGGCATCCGGTACGAGATTTCTGCCCGGGTTCCTCAAGAGGAAATAGTAAAAGTCGCCGCTTCTTTGGAACCGCTCTAA
- a CDS encoding autorepressor SdpR family transcription factor, translated as MSLGLVFKALADETRREILRFLREGGLTAGESAARFKVSWPTISHHLNVLKQANLVQDYRKGQHIYYSLNTTVFQEAAAWFLAVSGERAQKEASEAATRGHAKTHAGGSYLMQSL; from the coding sequence GTGTCGTTAGGTCTGGTTTTCAAGGCGCTGGCAGATGAGACGCGGCGGGAGATCCTGCGGTTTTTGCGGGAAGGGGGCCTGACGGCGGGGGAGAGTGCCGCCCGGTTTAAGGTTTCCTGGCCGACTATTTCCCACCACCTGAACGTGCTCAAACAGGCGAACTTAGTGCAGGATTACCGGAAGGGCCAGCATATTTATTATTCGCTTAACACAACCGTTTTCCAAGAGGCGGCGGCCTGGTTCCTGGCGGTTTCGGGCGAAAGGGCTCAAAAGGAAGCAAGTGAAGCGGCTACACGCGGTCACGCTAAGACTCATGCCGGCGGGAGTTACTTGATGCAAAGCTTGTAG